A genomic segment from Streptomyces sp. NBC_00654 encodes:
- a CDS encoding protein meaA has product MTERQKDRPWLMRTYAGHSTAEASNELYRRNLAKGQTGLSVAFDLPTQTGYDPDHILARGEVGRVGVPVSHLGDMRRLFQDIPLERMNTSMTINATAMWLLALYQVVAEEQGADPDKLQGTTQNDIVKEYLSRGTHVFPPGPSLRLTTDMITYTVGRIPRWNPINICSYHLQEAGATPVQEIAYAMSTAVAVLDAVRDSGQVPEEKFGDVVARISFFVNAGVRFIEEMCKMRAFGRIWDRVTRERYGITDAKQRRFRYGVQVNSLGLTEAQPENNVQRIVLEMLAVTLSKDARARAVQLPAWNEALGLPRPWDQQWSLRIQQVLAHESDLLEYEDIFAGSHVIEAKVDALVTESLAEMDRIERMGGAMAAVESGYLKSELVSSHAARRARIEGGEEKIVGVNIYETTEPNPLTADQDGAIMTVDPANEAKVVAALHQWRDNRDEARATEALAALKKAAAGTENMMEATVECARAGVTTGEWSWALRDVFGEFRAPTGVSSAPVAVTAEAGTPLALVREKAARTAADLAVGRLRLLVGKPGLDGHSNGAEQIAVRARDAGFEVVYQGIRLTPEQIVDAALAEDVHCVGLSILSGSHAELVPDVLHRLREASAADIPVIAGGIIPPADATALIGAGVAAVFTPKDFGITEIIGRIVDEIRKANKLDPLEVPA; this is encoded by the coding sequence ATGACTGAGCGCCAGAAGGACCGGCCCTGGCTCATGCGGACCTACGCCGGTCACTCGACCGCCGAGGCGTCCAACGAGCTGTACCGGCGCAACCTCGCCAAGGGCCAGACAGGTCTGTCGGTCGCCTTCGATCTGCCCACGCAGACCGGGTACGACCCCGACCACATCCTCGCCCGGGGCGAGGTGGGCCGGGTCGGCGTGCCCGTCTCGCACCTCGGTGACATGCGACGGCTGTTCCAGGACATCCCCCTGGAACGGATGAACACGTCGATGACCATCAACGCGACCGCGATGTGGCTTCTGGCGCTCTACCAGGTGGTCGCGGAGGAGCAGGGCGCGGACCCGGACAAGCTCCAGGGCACCACGCAGAACGACATCGTGAAGGAGTACCTCTCGCGCGGGACGCATGTCTTCCCGCCCGGCCCCTCGCTGCGGCTGACCACCGACATGATCACGTACACGGTCGGCCGCATCCCCAGGTGGAACCCCATCAACATCTGCAGTTACCACCTCCAGGAGGCGGGAGCCACCCCGGTCCAGGAGATCGCGTACGCGATGTCGACCGCCGTCGCGGTGCTGGACGCGGTGCGCGACTCCGGCCAGGTGCCCGAGGAGAAGTTCGGCGATGTCGTCGCGCGTATCTCGTTCTTCGTGAACGCGGGCGTCCGCTTCATCGAGGAGATGTGCAAGATGCGCGCCTTCGGCCGCATCTGGGACCGCGTCACCCGGGAGCGGTACGGCATCACCGACGCCAAGCAGCGCCGTTTCCGCTACGGCGTCCAGGTCAACTCCCTCGGTCTGACCGAAGCCCAGCCGGAGAACAACGTCCAGCGCATCGTCCTGGAGATGCTGGCCGTCACCCTCTCCAAGGACGCCCGCGCCCGCGCCGTACAGCTGCCGGCCTGGAACGAGGCACTGGGGCTCCCCCGCCCCTGGGACCAGCAGTGGTCGCTCCGTATCCAGCAGGTCCTCGCCCATGAGAGCGACCTGCTGGAGTACGAGGACATCTTCGCCGGTTCGCATGTCATCGAGGCCAAGGTGGACGCCCTGGTCACCGAGTCGCTCGCGGAGATGGACCGGATCGAGCGGATGGGCGGCGCGATGGCCGCCGTCGAGTCCGGCTACCTCAAGTCGGAGCTGGTCTCCTCGCACGCCGCACGGCGGGCCCGGATCGAGGGCGGCGAGGAGAAGATCGTCGGCGTCAACATCTACGAGACGACGGAGCCCAACCCGCTCACCGCCGACCAGGACGGCGCGATCATGACGGTGGACCCGGCGAACGAGGCCAAGGTCGTCGCCGCCCTGCACCAGTGGCGCGACAATCGTGACGAAGCACGCGCCACCGAGGCGCTCGCGGCGCTGAAGAAGGCCGCCGCGGGCACCGAGAACATGATGGAAGCGACCGTGGAGTGCGCCCGCGCGGGCGTCACCACCGGCGAGTGGTCCTGGGCGCTGCGGGACGTCTTCGGCGAGTTCCGGGCACCGACGGGCGTCTCGTCGGCACCGGTCGCCGTCACCGCCGAGGCGGGCACCCCGCTCGCGCTGGTCCGCGAGAAGGCCGCCCGTACGGCGGCGGACCTGGCGGTGGGCCGGCTGCGGCTGCTGGTCGGCAAGCCGGGCCTGGACGGGCATTCCAACGGCGCCGAGCAGATCGCCGTACGGGCCCGTGACGCCGGGTTCGAAGTGGTCTACCAGGGGATCAGGCTGACCCCCGAACAGATCGTCGACGCCGCCCTGGCCGAGGATGTGCACTGCGTCGGTCTGTCCATCCTGTCCGGCTCGCACGCCGAGCTGGTGCCCGATGTGCTCCACCGGCTGCGCGAGGCCAGCGCGGCCGACATCCCGGTGATCGCGGGCGGCATCATTCCGCCCGCCGACGCCACCGCCCTGATCGGAGCCGGCGTCGCCGCCGTCTTCACCCCGAAGGACTTCGGCATCACGGAAATCATCGGCCGTATCGTCGACGAGATCCGGAAAGCGAACAAGCTCGACCCTCTGGAGGTCCCCGCATGA
- the ccrA gene encoding crotonyl-CoA carboxylase/reductase gives MKEILDAIQSQDSTAADFAALSVPESYRAVTVHKDETEMFAGLETRDKDPRKSLHLDEVPVPELGPGEALVAVMASSVNYNSVWTSIFEPMSTFGFLERYGRLSELTRRHDLPYHVIGSDLAGVVLRTGPGVNAWKPGDEVVAHCLSVELESSDGHNDTMLDPEQRIWGFETNFGGLAEIALVKSNQLMPKPDHLSWEEAAAPGLVNSTAYRQLVSRNGADMKQGDNVLIWGASGGLGSYATQFALAGGANPICVVSSDRKAEICRKMGAEAIIDRNAEGYRFWKDEHHQDPREWKRFGKRIRELTGGEDVDIVFEHPGRETFGASVYVTRKGGTIVTCASTSGYNHEYDNRYLWMSLKRIVGSHFANYREAWEANRLVAKGKIHPTLSKVYSLEQTGQAAYDVHRNLHQGKVGVLALAPREGLGVRDQELRERHIDAINLFRDAPSEQSVPSSRNV, from the coding sequence GTGAAGGAAATCCTGGACGCGATCCAATCGCAGGACAGCACCGCCGCGGACTTCGCGGCCCTGTCCGTCCCCGAGTCGTACCGCGCGGTGACCGTGCACAAGGACGAGACGGAGATGTTCGCCGGGCTCGAAACCCGCGACAAGGACCCCCGCAAGTCACTGCACCTGGACGAGGTTCCGGTGCCCGAACTGGGCCCCGGCGAGGCACTGGTCGCCGTCATGGCCAGCTCGGTGAACTACAACTCCGTCTGGACCTCCATCTTCGAGCCGATGTCCACCTTCGGCTTCCTGGAGCGGTACGGCAGGCTCAGCGAGCTCACCAGGCGCCATGACCTCCCGTACCACGTCATCGGCTCCGACCTCGCGGGCGTCGTCCTGCGCACCGGCCCCGGTGTCAACGCCTGGAAGCCGGGCGACGAGGTCGTCGCGCACTGCCTCTCGGTCGAACTGGAGTCCTCGGACGGCCACAACGACACGATGCTCGACCCCGAGCAGCGCATCTGGGGCTTCGAGACCAACTTCGGCGGGCTCGCGGAGATCGCCCTCGTCAAGTCCAACCAGCTGATGCCCAAGCCTGACCACCTCAGCTGGGAGGAGGCCGCCGCACCGGGCCTGGTCAACTCCACCGCGTACCGCCAGCTGGTGTCCCGCAACGGCGCGGACATGAAGCAGGGCGACAACGTGCTGATCTGGGGCGCCAGCGGCGGCCTCGGCTCCTACGCGACGCAGTTCGCGCTGGCCGGCGGCGCCAACCCGATCTGCGTGGTCTCCAGCGACCGGAAGGCGGAGATCTGCCGGAAGATGGGCGCCGAGGCGATCATCGACCGCAATGCCGAGGGCTACCGGTTCTGGAAGGACGAGCACCACCAGGATCCGCGCGAGTGGAAGCGCTTCGGCAAGCGCATCCGCGAGCTGACCGGCGGCGAGGACGTGGACATCGTCTTCGAGCACCCGGGCCGCGAGACGTTCGGCGCCTCGGTCTACGTCACCCGCAAGGGCGGCACGATCGTCACCTGTGCCTCGACCTCGGGCTACAACCACGAGTACGACAACCGCTACCTGTGGATGTCGCTCAAGCGGATCGTGGGCTCGCACTTCGCCAACTACCGCGAGGCCTGGGAGGCCAACCGGCTGGTGGCCAAGGGGAAGATCCACCCCACGCTCTCCAAGGTCTACTCCCTGGAACAGACCGGCCAGGCCGCGTACGACGTGCACCGCAACCTCCACCAGGGCAAGGTCGGCGTCCTCGCGCTGGCGCCCCGCGAGGGCCTGGGGGTGCGCGACCAGGAGCTGCGCGAGCGCCACATCGACGCCATCAATCTGTTCCGTGACGCTCCGTCGGAGCAGTCCGTCCCTTCCAGCCGGAACGTCTGA
- a CDS encoding GNAT family N-acetyltransferase yields the protein MDHDQHTLLALFDHGMRENARPDGPGVRVERAGPVVRQVGTADDWNGVVWSAPELDSEGADTAIAAQVAYYTALGHDEFEWKLYAHDRPVDLPRRLRAAGFVPEPPETLMIAPVGSAATAVGLPAGIGLRTVTDAAGAELMAAAHERVFGSDPSRLRRQVLARLERDPDSFVGVLAMAGDEPVGSARMELYPGTGFAGLWGGGTVVPWRGRGIYRALVAFRTRIAAERGYRFLQVDASDRSAPILRRLGFTALGATTPYVYRPAP from the coding sequence ATGGATCACGATCAGCACACTCTGCTCGCTCTCTTCGACCACGGGATGCGGGAGAACGCCCGCCCCGACGGCCCCGGCGTACGGGTCGAGCGCGCCGGCCCGGTCGTCCGGCAGGTGGGCACCGCCGACGACTGGAACGGCGTCGTCTGGTCGGCCCCGGAGCTGGACTCCGAGGGAGCGGACACGGCGATCGCCGCGCAGGTGGCGTACTACACGGCGCTCGGCCACGACGAGTTCGAGTGGAAGCTCTACGCGCACGACCGGCCCGTCGATCTGCCCCGGCGGCTACGGGCGGCCGGTTTCGTTCCGGAGCCGCCGGAGACCCTGATGATCGCCCCGGTGGGCTCGGCGGCCACCGCCGTCGGACTGCCCGCGGGGATCGGGCTCCGCACGGTGACCGACGCGGCCGGTGCGGAGCTGATGGCCGCCGCCCATGAGCGGGTGTTCGGCTCGGACCCGTCGCGGCTGCGCCGTCAGGTGCTGGCCCGGCTGGAGCGGGACCCGGACAGCTTTGTCGGGGTACTGGCGATGGCGGGCGACGAGCCGGTCGGCTCCGCCCGGATGGAGCTGTACCCGGGCACGGGGTTCGCGGGGCTCTGGGGCGGCGGGACGGTGGTCCCGTGGCGGGGCAGGGGCATCTACCGGGCGCTGGTCGCCTTCCGTACGCGTATCGCCGCCGAGCGGGGCTACCGGTTCCTCCAGGTCGACGCGAGCGACCGTTCGGCCCCGATCCTGCGCCGGCTGGGTTTCACGGCCCTGGGTGCCACGACGCCGTACGTGTACCGCCCCGCACCGTAA
- a CDS encoding TetR family transcriptional regulator: MSQPAKSPRVSAASDAPESAAGTRAAAQRLKMRRELAAAAMELFATKGYEATTVDEIAGAAGVARRTFFRHFRSKEEAIFPDHDDTLVRAEAVLNAAPAHEHPLDTVCRGIKEVMKMYAAKPAVSVARYKLTREVPTLREAEIASVARYERLFTRYLLGHFDERDHHVGNDDPLLAEVAASAVVTAHNHVLRRWLRAGGQGDVEAQLDHAFSIVRETFGTGIGAGRIAGSEPMAAPSATVASDGEVLVAVARTDAPLDEVMRTIQQALSKER; encoded by the coding sequence ATGTCCCAGCCCGCCAAGTCACCCCGTGTTTCCGCCGCGTCCGACGCCCCGGAAAGTGCCGCCGGCACGCGCGCCGCCGCCCAACGACTCAAGATGCGCCGAGAACTGGCCGCCGCGGCGATGGAACTCTTCGCCACGAAGGGCTATGAGGCGACGACCGTCGACGAGATCGCGGGCGCCGCGGGTGTCGCCCGGCGGACCTTCTTCCGGCACTTCCGTTCCAAGGAAGAGGCGATCTTCCCCGACCACGACGACACCCTCGTCAGGGCCGAGGCCGTGCTCAACGCCGCCCCGGCGCACGAGCACCCGCTCGACACCGTGTGCCGCGGCATCAAGGAAGTCATGAAGATGTACGCGGCCAAGCCCGCCGTCTCCGTGGCCCGTTACAAACTGACCCGTGAGGTGCCCACCCTGCGGGAGGCCGAGATCGCGTCGGTGGCCCGCTACGAGCGGCTGTTCACCCGCTATCTGCTGGGCCACTTCGACGAGCGCGACCATCACGTGGGCAATGACGACCCGCTGCTGGCCGAGGTGGCCGCGTCCGCCGTGGTCACCGCGCACAACCATGTACTGCGCCGCTGGCTGCGGGCGGGCGGCCAGGGTGATGTGGAGGCGCAGCTGGACCACGCCTTCTCGATCGTCCGGGAGACGTTCGGTACGGGCATCGGGGCCGGGCGGATCGCCGGGTCCGAGCCGATGGCGGCGCCCTCCGCGACGGTGGCGTCCGACGGCGAGGTACTGGTGGCGGTGGCGCGGACCGACGCGCCGCTCGACGAGGTCATGCGCACCATCCAGCAGGCGCTCAGCAAGGAACGCTGA
- a CDS encoding 3-hydroxyacyl-CoA dehydrogenase family protein has protein sequence MDTPLSTIAVVGLGTMGTGIAEVLARAGREVIGIDTSDAAARRAVASLEASTARAVRRERITERERTDVLARFRTCSDLRAVAEAELVIEVVPESYEIKQQVFRELDAVVSPTAILATGTNALSVTRLAAESRYPERVLGLHFFNPAPAMKLVEVVSSVLTAPPAVESVTRLARELGKEPVAVGDRPGFVADGLLFGYLNQAAAMYEANYASREDIDAAMKLGCGLPMGPLALLDLIGIDTARTVLEAMYAASHDRLHAPAPVLGQLGQAGLTGRKAGRGFYTYEAPGSRTVVPDALTPPEGAGTSAGRTVRSVGVAGSGTMASGIAEVFAKAGYDVVLAARGQEKADAAKGRIATSLERSVSKGRLTSGARDETLARITAADSLDAFAGVDLAVEAVAEDLEVKRQLFAVLDKVCRPGAVLATTTSSLPVIAIARATARPEDVIGMHFFNPAPAMKLVEVVRTVLTADDVHATVREVCAKVRKHPVDCGDRAGFIVNALLFPYLNNAIKMVGEHYATLDDIDAAMKLGGGYPMGPFELLDVVGLDVSLAIEKVLHSEFRDPGLAPAPLLEHLVAAGCLGRKTGRGFREYARR, from the coding sequence ATGGACACCCCGCTCAGCACCATTGCCGTCGTCGGCCTCGGCACCATGGGAACCGGCATCGCCGAGGTCCTGGCCCGCGCGGGCCGCGAGGTCATCGGTATCGACACCAGCGACGCGGCGGCCCGGCGGGCCGTCGCCTCCCTCGAAGCCTCCACCGCCCGCGCCGTGCGGCGCGAGCGGATCACCGAGCGGGAGCGGACCGACGTCCTCGCCCGGTTCCGTACCTGCTCCGACCTCCGGGCCGTCGCGGAGGCGGAACTGGTCATCGAGGTCGTGCCGGAGTCGTACGAGATCAAGCAGCAGGTCTTCCGCGAGCTCGACGCGGTCGTCTCCCCCACCGCGATCCTGGCCACGGGCACCAACGCCCTGTCGGTGACCCGGCTGGCCGCCGAGTCCCGGTACCCCGAGCGCGTGCTCGGGCTGCACTTCTTCAACCCGGCGCCCGCGATGAAGCTGGTCGAGGTGGTGTCCTCGGTGCTGACCGCACCGCCCGCCGTCGAGTCCGTCACCCGGCTCGCCCGGGAGCTCGGCAAGGAACCGGTCGCGGTCGGCGACAGGCCGGGCTTCGTCGCGGACGGGCTGCTGTTCGGCTACCTCAACCAGGCCGCCGCGATGTACGAGGCGAACTACGCCTCCCGCGAGGACATCGACGCCGCGATGAAGCTGGGCTGCGGGCTGCCGATGGGGCCGCTCGCCCTGCTCGACCTGATCGGCATCGACACCGCCCGTACGGTCCTGGAGGCGATGTACGCCGCTTCGCACGACCGGCTGCACGCACCGGCACCCGTGCTGGGGCAGCTCGGCCAGGCGGGCCTGACCGGCCGTAAGGCGGGACGCGGCTTCTACACGTACGAGGCCCCGGGCAGCCGGACCGTGGTGCCCGACGCGCTGACGCCGCCGGAGGGCGCGGGGACGTCCGCCGGGCGCACGGTGCGGTCCGTGGGGGTCGCGGGCTCCGGAACGATGGCCTCGGGTATCGCCGAGGTCTTCGCCAAGGCGGGCTACGACGTGGTCCTGGCCGCCCGCGGCCAGGAGAAGGCGGACGCGGCGAAGGGCCGGATCGCCACGTCGCTGGAGCGTTCGGTGTCCAAGGGGCGGCTGACCTCCGGGGCGCGCGACGAGACGCTGGCCCGGATCACGGCGGCGGACTCGCTGGACGCCTTCGCCGGGGTGGACCTCGCGGTCGAGGCGGTCGCCGAGGACCTTGAGGTCAAGCGGCAGCTGTTCGCGGTGCTGGACAAGGTGTGCCGGCCGGGCGCGGTCCTGGCCACCACGACCTCGTCGCTGCCCGTCATCGCGATAGCGCGGGCCACCGCGCGGCCCGAGGACGTCATCGGGATGCACTTCTTCAACCCGGCGCCCGCGATGAAGCTGGTGGAGGTGGTCCGCACGGTGCTGACCGCCGACGATGTGCACGCCACGGTCCGCGAGGTGTGCGCGAAGGTGCGCAAGCACCCGGTGGACTGCGGGGACCGGGCCGGCTTCATCGTGAACGCGCTGCTCTTCCCGTACCTCAACAACGCGATCAAGATGGTCGGGGAGCACTACGCGACGCTCGACGACATCGACGCCGCCATGAAGCTGGGCGGCGGCTACCCGATGGGTCCGTTCGAACTGCTGGACGTCGTCGGTCTCGATGTCTCGCTCGCCATCGAGAAGGTCCTGCACAGCGAGTTCCGTGACCCGGGCCTGGCTCCGGCACCGCTGCTGGAGCATCTGGTCGCCGCGGGCTGTCTGGGCCGCAAGACGGGGCGCGGCTTCCGCGAATATGCCCGTCGCTGA
- a CDS encoding adenylosuccinate lyase: protein MDEEFRSLKHRLRDEAGRSAAYDRLIGTDDDEELARVLVEPERPLWAREIAAFRLGCGGDRRAFETLVLLLNHRDPERCVSAAHALERLGDPRTPRAAAALATNTLRTAYALHPVRLLTALRAPESVPALVGTLERLLAPREPHWRVALACVEGLGALGDDRARPVLRAALPHPRLGPAAAEALSRLPAG from the coding sequence ATGGATGAGGAGTTCCGGTCGCTCAAGCACCGGCTGCGGGACGAGGCGGGGCGGTCGGCGGCCTATGACCGGCTCATCGGCACCGACGACGACGAGGAGCTGGCCCGGGTCCTCGTCGAACCCGAACGTCCGCTGTGGGCACGTGAGATCGCCGCGTTCCGGCTCGGCTGCGGCGGTGACCGGCGGGCCTTCGAGACGCTGGTCCTGCTGCTCAACCACCGCGACCCCGAGCGCTGTGTCTCCGCCGCCCACGCCCTGGAGCGGCTGGGCGATCCCCGCACGCCCCGGGCGGCCGCCGCGCTCGCCACCAACACCCTGCGCACGGCCTACGCCCTGCACCCCGTGCGGCTGCTCACCGCGCTGCGCGCACCCGAGTCCGTCCCGGCCCTGGTCGGAACGCTGGAGCGGCTGCTGGCTCCGCGGGAGCCGCACTGGCGGGTGGCGCTCGCCTGCGTGGAGGGGCTGGGCGCGCTGGGCGACGACCGCGCCCGCCCGGTCCTGCGGGCGGCGCTGCCGCACCCCCGCCTCGGCCCCGCCGCGGCCGAGGCCCTCAGCCGGCTCCCGGCCGGCTGA
- a CDS encoding alpha/beta hydrolase: protein MTNRAGILVAVGATVAGLVSAAPAPVSAAPSSAGAGVNAPPAQQLTWTGCATEDYPALQCATVRAPLDHDRPSGRQVTLALSRIPHTAKTSQGPLLVNPGGPGGSGLSMAGFVASALPAKVAASYDVIGFDPRGVGRSTPALDCVPGHFDPVRPGSVPASFRDERAGRDRAAAFAGACGEKHGDLLPHMDTVSAAKDLDVIRRALGSRQINYFGYSYGTYLGAVYAKLYPERVRRLVLDSVVDPSGVWYDDNLAQDYAFDARHKAFAAWVAKNDAAYGLGTDPARVEAAWYAMRAAVGEHPAGGRVGPGELEDTFLPGGYYNGYWPYLAEAFAAYVNEGDQEALAETYETFGAADAGSDNGYSVYTAVQCRDAAWPRDWSTWRDDSRAAHAKAPFMTWNNTWYNAPCASWPVKPLDPVRVSNDRLPPALLFQATEDAATPYEGGVTMHRALKGSSLVVERGGGNHGITLSGSDCLDAYLADYLATGAVPRGEGGRAGVDAVCSALPDPTPLPAEKAAAQSTNGSKGSRLHGLLGFRS, encoded by the coding sequence ATGACGAATCGTGCAGGAATTCTGGTCGCCGTCGGCGCGACGGTCGCCGGTCTGGTGAGCGCCGCGCCCGCCCCGGTGAGCGCCGCGCCGTCCTCGGCGGGCGCCGGCGTGAACGCGCCGCCCGCGCAGCAGCTCACCTGGACCGGCTGCGCGACGGAGGACTACCCGGCGCTCCAGTGCGCGACGGTCCGCGCCCCGCTGGACCATGACCGCCCCTCCGGCCGCCAGGTCACGCTCGCCCTGTCCCGGATCCCGCACACCGCGAAGACCTCGCAGGGCCCCCTGCTGGTCAACCCGGGCGGCCCCGGCGGCAGTGGTCTCTCGATGGCCGGTTTCGTGGCCTCCGCACTGCCGGCGAAGGTCGCCGCGAGCTACGACGTGATCGGGTTCGATCCGCGCGGGGTCGGGAGGAGCACCCCGGCGCTGGACTGCGTACCCGGCCACTTCGATCCGGTACGCCCCGGCTCGGTGCCGGCGTCCTTCCGGGACGAGCGGGCCGGGCGGGACCGGGCCGCCGCGTTCGCCGGGGCGTGCGGGGAGAAGCACGGCGACCTGCTGCCCCACATGGACACCGTCAGCGCCGCCAAGGACCTCGATGTGATCCGCCGGGCGCTGGGCTCACGGCAGATCAACTACTTCGGCTACTCGTACGGCACCTACCTCGGTGCGGTCTACGCCAAGCTGTACCCCGAGCGGGTGCGGCGCCTGGTGCTCGACTCGGTCGTCGACCCGTCCGGGGTCTGGTACGACGACAACCTCGCCCAGGACTACGCGTTCGACGCCCGACACAAGGCGTTCGCCGCCTGGGTCGCGAAGAACGACGCCGCCTACGGGCTCGGCACCGACCCGGCGCGGGTCGAGGCCGCCTGGTACGCGATGCGCGCGGCGGTCGGGGAGCACCCCGCGGGCGGCAGGGTCGGACCGGGCGAACTGGAGGACACCTTCCTGCCCGGCGGGTACTACAACGGCTACTGGCCCTATCTGGCCGAGGCGTTCGCCGCCTATGTGAACGAGGGGGACCAGGAGGCGCTGGCCGAGACCTACGAGACCTTCGGCGCCGCCGACGCGGGCAGCGACAACGGCTACTCGGTCTACACGGCCGTCCAGTGCCGCGACGCCGCATGGCCGCGGGACTGGAGCACCTGGCGCGACGACTCCCGCGCGGCGCACGCCAAGGCGCCCTTCATGACCTGGAACAACACCTGGTACAACGCCCCGTGCGCGTCCTGGCCGGTGAAGCCGCTCGATCCGGTGCGGGTGTCCAACGACAGGCTCCCGCCGGCCCTGCTCTTCCAGGCCACCGAGGACGCGGCGACCCCGTACGAGGGCGGTGTCACCATGCACCGCGCGCTCAAGGGCTCCAGCCTGGTCGTGGAGCGGGGCGGGGGCAATCACGGGATCACCCTGAGCGGCAGCGACTGCCTGGACGCGTATCTCGCGGACTACCTCGCCACGGGCGCCGTCCCGCGCGGCGAGGGCGGCCGGGCCGGTGTGGACGCGGTCTGCTCCGCACTGCCCGACCCGACGCCGCTGCCCGCCGAGAAGGCGGCCGCGCAGAGCACGAACGGCAGCAAGGGCAGCCGCCTCCACGGGCTGCTGGGCTTCCGGAGCTGA
- a CDS encoding radical SAM protein — MHSCVYCFARKTHSYLDLDTGLGFDSQIVVKINAAELVRRQLASRRWHGDHIAMGTNVDCYQRAEGRYRLMPGIIAALRDHANPFSILTKGTLILRDLELLRQAAEVTEIGVSVSVGFTDRELWRTVEPGTPSPERRLDVVRALTANGIGCAVLMAPVIPFLGDRPDQLRDTVRAIAAAGATSVTPLVLHLRPGAREWFIQWLARHHPHLVARYERMYADGSYAPTWYQRRITRQVHELATEFGIGPPDWGAARRVAASGTPGPAGEGSPGPTQLTLL, encoded by the coding sequence ATGCACAGCTGTGTGTACTGCTTCGCCCGCAAGACCCACAGCTACCTCGATCTCGACACCGGGCTGGGCTTCGACTCCCAGATCGTCGTCAAGATCAACGCGGCGGAGCTGGTGCGGCGGCAACTCGCGTCCCGCCGCTGGCACGGCGACCACATCGCGATGGGCACGAATGTCGACTGCTACCAGCGGGCCGAGGGCCGCTACCGGCTGATGCCCGGCATCATCGCGGCCCTGCGCGATCACGCGAACCCGTTCTCGATCCTGACCAAGGGCACCCTGATCCTGCGGGATCTGGAGCTGCTGCGGCAGGCTGCCGAGGTCACCGAGATCGGGGTCTCCGTCTCCGTCGGCTTCACCGACCGCGAGCTGTGGCGCACGGTGGAGCCCGGCACGCCCTCCCCCGAACGGCGCCTCGACGTCGTACGCGCGCTCACCGCCAACGGCATCGGCTGCGCGGTCCTGATGGCCCCCGTGATCCCGTTCCTCGGCGACCGGCCAGACCAGCTGCGCGACACGGTCCGCGCGATCGCCGCCGCCGGGGCGACGTCGGTCACCCCGCTCGTCCTCCATCTGCGGCCCGGCGCCCGGGAGTGGTTCATACAGTGGCTCGCCCGGCACCACCCGCACCTGGTGGCGCGCTACGAGCGGATGTACGCGGACGGGTCGTACGCGCCGACGTGGTACCAGCGCCGGATCACCCGCCAGGTGCACGAACTGGCCACCGAGTTCGGGATCGGGCCGCCCGACTGGGGCGCCGCCCGCCGCGTCGCCGCGTCCGGGACACCGGGGCCCGCCGGGGAGGGGTCGCCCGGCCCGACCCAGCTGACGCTGCTGTGA
- a CDS encoding radical SAM protein: MKRRVGPDGVHLFDRRTGLNVLFDEVDAPQTQWARAPRQVSIALTNACDLACPFCYAPKTAAVLDAERLCAWIDELDAEGCLGIGFGGGEPTLYRRLPQVCRHAAQRTGLAVTMTTHAHRFTPQLIDALAGSVNFVRVSVDGAGTTYEKLRGRPFAELVQRLTWIGRTFRFGLNCVVNAETLPDLDAVADLAASAGAAELLLLPERPARGRPGSTPHTVAALHEWITNYRGPVALTIGEGDSGALPTAQPLPGETGLRAYAHIDAVGTLRRTSYHSAGEPVDDRGVLAALDCLQEKGVA, from the coding sequence GTGAAACGTCGTGTCGGCCCCGACGGGGTACATCTCTTTGACCGTCGCACGGGTTTGAACGTCCTCTTCGATGAGGTCGATGCCCCTCAAACGCAGTGGGCCCGTGCGCCCCGCCAGGTTTCGATCGCCCTGACCAACGCGTGCGACCTTGCCTGCCCGTTCTGCTACGCGCCCAAGACCGCTGCGGTGCTCGACGCCGAACGGCTGTGCGCATGGATCGACGAACTGGACGCAGAGGGCTGCCTCGGCATCGGGTTCGGCGGCGGAGAGCCTACCCTCTACCGCCGCCTTCCGCAGGTGTGTCGTCACGCGGCGCAGCGCACGGGGCTGGCAGTGACGATGACGACGCACGCACACCGCTTCACTCCCCAGTTGATCGATGCGCTGGCCGGATCGGTCAACTTCGTCCGCGTCAGTGTCGACGGAGCTGGCACCACCTACGAGAAGCTGCGCGGTCGCCCTTTCGCCGAGCTCGTGCAGCGGCTCACCTGGATCGGGCGGACCTTTCGGTTCGGGCTCAACTGCGTCGTTAATGCTGAAACGTTGCCGGATCTCGACGCCGTCGCCGACCTGGCGGCTTCGGCCGGGGCCGCGGAACTCCTGCTGCTCCCCGAGCGACCGGCACGCGGACGCCCAGGCTCCACCCCGCACACCGTGGCCGCCCTCCACGAATGGATCACCAACTACCGCGGGCCGGTAGCCCTCACCATCGGCGAGGGCGACAGCGGTGCTCTGCCGACCGCCCAGCCGTTGCCAGGCGAGACGGGACTGCGCGCTTACGCCCACATCGACGCCGTCGGAACCCTGCGGCGCACCTCCTACCACTCGGCCGGCGAACCGGTCGACGACCGTGGCGTTCTCGCCGCGCTCGACTGCCTGCAGGAGAAGGGTGTCGCATGA